A single window of Pungitius pungitius chromosome 20, fPunPun2.1, whole genome shotgun sequence DNA harbors:
- the mrpl19 gene encoding 39S ribosomal protein L19, mitochondrial translates to MAGCAKGLHKCMFSLRLLRNPRLQNERFISTSLRRQASAHSSEEPPKFSPPPKPVIIDKTQTVASLRKFLSPEFVPPRQRADPFKFAIERKDMIRRRKVLHIPEFYVGSILAVTMADPNASGKVNRFVGICIQRGGKGLGATFVLRNIIDNQGVEICYEMYSPRIQKIDVLKLEKRLDDNLMYLRDALSEYSTVDPEMKPVPFSPTGEVPVNKIRVRMRPKPWSKRWERPKFNIQGIRFDLALTPEQMEHAQKWAQPWLEYDMLRDYDTSNLEERILSEVQREMSK, encoded by the exons ATGGCAGGCTGTGCGAAAGGGCTTCACAAATGCATGTTTTCACTAAGGTTACTACGGAACCCGCGGCTCCAAAATGAAC GGTTCATATCGACGTCACTGCGTCGTCAGGCTTCAGCTCACAGCAGCGAGGAGCCGCCGaagttctctcctccacctaaACCTGTCATCATAGACAAAACACAGACCGTGGCGTCTCTGCGGAA GTTTCTGAGCCCAGAGTTTGTCCCCCCGAGACAGAGGGCCGATCCGTTTAAATTTGCCATCGAGCGGAAAGATATGATTCGCAGGAGGAAAGTCCTTCACATCCCCGAATTCTACGTAG GGAGCATCCTGGCGGTGACCATGGCCGACCCGAACGCCAGCGGGAAAGTCAATCGCTTCGTGGGCATTTGCATCCAGAGAGGTGGGAAGGGGCTGGGGGCCACATTTGTCCTGAGGAACATCATTGATAATCAAg GGGTGGAAATCTGCTACGAGATGTACAGCCCCCGTATCCAGAAGATCGACGTGCTGAAGCTTGAGAAGAGGCTGGATGACAACCTGATGTATCTGAGAGATGCTCTGAGCGAGTACAGCACCGTGGACCCGGAGATGAAGCCTGTGCCCTTTTCCCCCACCGGGGAGGTGCCTGTCAACAAG ATCAGGGTCAGGATGCGGCCGAAGCCTTGGTCCAAACGCTGGGAGCGACCCAAGTTCAACATCCAGGGCATTCGCTTTGACCTGGCACTGACCCCAGAGCAGATGGAGCACGCCCAGAAGTGGGCACAACCATGGCTGGAGTACGACATGCTGAGGGACTACGACACGTCCAACCTGGAGGAGCGGATCCTCAGTGAGGTCCAGCGGGAGATGAGCAAGTGA